From a region of the Laspinema palackyanum D2c genome:
- a CDS encoding peptidoglycan-binding domain-containing protein: MSWIRSTAKVMVCSFSLVLSSVPIAAIAQQTPFVQRSTLQQGTRGQEVTELQAVLKLMGFYTGPVDGIYNEGTVRGVAAFQQAAGLTPDGIVGEGTWNRLFPPSPGAVASGFGNPASVPFIQSSRPILRQGMESDWVAQLQQRLNQMGFFEGSPTGVFGPRTDASVRALQSRYNLEPDGIVGPSTWSILFP, translated from the coding sequence ATGAGCTGGATCCGGTCCACCGCCAAGGTAATGGTATGCAGTTTCTCTCTGGTTTTGAGTTCTGTGCCGATCGCAGCGATCGCCCAGCAGACCCCTTTCGTGCAGCGATCGACCTTGCAACAGGGCACCCGAGGTCAAGAAGTCACAGAACTGCAAGCGGTCCTCAAACTCATGGGATTTTACACTGGACCCGTGGATGGCATTTATAACGAAGGCACAGTCCGAGGAGTTGCTGCATTTCAGCAGGCAGCGGGGTTAACCCCCGATGGCATCGTTGGAGAGGGAACCTGGAATCGACTCTTTCCGCCTTCTCCTGGCGCAGTTGCCTCCGGTTTTGGTAATCCCGCGTCCGTTCCGTTTATTCAATCCTCCCGTCCCATCCTGCGACAAGGCATGGAAAGCGATTGGGTAGCGCAACTCCAACAGCGTCTCAATCAAATGGGCTTTTTTGAAGGCTCCCCCACCGGCGTCTTTGGTCCTCGAACCGATGCTTCTGTGCGAGCATTGCAAAGCCGCTACAATTTAGAACCCGATGGCATCGTCGGCCCTTCTACTTGGTCCATTTTGTTTCCTTAA
- a CDS encoding M16 family metallopeptidase, with protein sequence MSALLKKSEFPGNIVRLANGLTVIHQHISATPVVVVDVWVKAGAIREPDTWSGMAHFLEHMIFKGTLNQPPGAFDCLIENRGGMTNAATSHDYAHFFITVAAPYLKDSLPALADLLLHPAIPDDEFLRERDVVLEEIRQSVDNPDWLGFQAMMETIYHQHPYRRPVFGEAEILMERSPEEMRMFHRCHYQPENMTVAIVGNVTLAETLDLVQDAFNSFPTPGEWQDFKQEAEPPMTEIRRRELFLPRLEVARLTLAWTGPGVEQLQDAYGLDLLAVVLAEGRNSRLVRELREIRGLVHGIGSDFSLQRDSSLFTIGAWLDPKHLDLVENVILDRIDELQAQPINGAELARAQRLLCNDYAFSTETPSQLAGLYGYYQTIAEAPAAVAYPDCIQSYNAADLQRVANNYLCPKYYAVTELKPLD encoded by the coding sequence TTGTCTGCACTGCTCAAGAAATCGGAGTTTCCAGGAAATATCGTAAGGCTGGCAAATGGATTAACCGTGATTCACCAACATATCAGTGCTACACCCGTGGTTGTGGTTGATGTGTGGGTTAAAGCAGGTGCAATCCGTGAACCTGACACCTGGTCAGGAATGGCTCATTTCCTGGAACACATGATTTTCAAAGGCACCCTCAACCAGCCTCCGGGTGCCTTTGACTGTCTGATTGAAAATCGGGGTGGGATGACCAATGCCGCCACGAGTCATGACTATGCCCACTTTTTCATTACCGTTGCCGCACCCTATTTAAAAGACAGTCTGCCTGCTTTGGCGGATCTGTTGCTGCATCCGGCAATTCCCGATGATGAGTTTCTGCGGGAACGGGACGTGGTACTGGAAGAAATTCGCCAATCCGTAGATAATCCGGATTGGCTAGGGTTTCAAGCGATGATGGAGACGATTTATCACCAGCATCCGTATCGACGCCCGGTATTTGGGGAGGCGGAGATTTTGATGGAGCGATCGCCTGAAGAAATGCGAATGTTCCATCGCTGCCACTACCAACCGGAAAACATGACAGTGGCGATCGTTGGCAACGTCACCTTAGCCGAAACCCTCGACTTAGTACAGGACGCCTTCAACAGCTTTCCCACCCCAGGGGAATGGCAGGATTTCAAACAAGAAGCAGAACCCCCCATGACGGAAATTCGCCGTCGGGAACTGTTCTTACCTCGTCTGGAAGTGGCGAGGTTAACCCTAGCTTGGACGGGACCGGGGGTGGAACAGTTGCAGGATGCTTATGGGTTAGACTTGCTGGCAGTAGTCCTGGCAGAGGGGCGAAATTCCCGTTTAGTCCGAGAATTGCGGGAGATCCGGGGACTGGTTCACGGCATCGGCAGCGATTTTTCCCTCCAACGGGATTCCAGCTTGTTTACAATTGGGGCATGGCTCGATCCAAAACATCTGGATCTGGTGGAAAATGTGATTCTCGATCGCATCGATGAGTTACAGGCTCAACCCATTAATGGGGCAGAACTGGCCCGAGCTCAACGCCTGCTCTGTAATGATTATGCCTTTTCGACGGAAACCCCGTCTCAACTGGCTGGGTTATATGGTTACTATCAAACCATTGCCGAGGCCCCGGCAGCCGTGGCCTATCCGGATTGCATTCAATCCTATAATGCGGCAGACTTGCAACGGGTAGCGAATAACTATTTATGCCCGAAATATTACGCAGTTACAGAACTCAAACCTCTGGACTGA
- a CDS encoding aspartate aminotransferase encodes MTLDWIQPAQRLQQLPAYVFARLDELKAGARSQGIDLIDLGMGNPDGPTPVAVVETAIAALQDTKTHGYPPVGGTDSFRQAICEWYNRRYDVSLDAETEALPVLGSKEGLTHFALAYVNPGDLILVPSPGYPAHFRGPLIAGGEIHEIVLSEKNDWLIDLATIPDEVAKRAKILYFNYPNNPTTATAPREFFEEVVAFARRHEILLVHDMCYAELAYDGYHPTSLLEIPGAKEIGVEFHTLSKTYNMAGWRVGFAVGNSGVIKNLRRLKTNMDYGMFAVVQAAAAAALHLPDVYIHEVQARYRARRDFLVQGLRELGWSVKNPEATFYVWAKCPFGNSSEEFIESVLNKTGVVLTPGNAFGSGGEGYVRISLIQECDRLGVALDRLKQAGICGEMPALVKGS; translated from the coding sequence ATGACTTTAGATTGGATCCAACCGGCTCAACGTTTGCAGCAACTTCCGGCTTATGTGTTTGCGCGTCTTGATGAACTGAAAGCCGGGGCGCGATCGCAAGGAATTGACTTAATCGACTTAGGCATGGGCAACCCCGATGGACCCACCCCCGTTGCTGTGGTGGAAACCGCGATCGCCGCCTTGCAAGATACTAAAACCCACGGCTATCCTCCCGTTGGCGGTACTGATAGCTTTCGTCAAGCCATCTGTGAATGGTACAACCGTCGCTACGATGTCTCCCTAGATGCCGAAACTGAAGCGTTGCCGGTTCTCGGTTCCAAAGAAGGGTTAACTCACTTTGCCCTCGCTTATGTCAATCCGGGGGACTTGATTTTAGTCCCCAGTCCCGGTTACCCTGCCCATTTCCGGGGTCCCTTAATTGCCGGGGGCGAGATTCATGAAATCGTGCTTTCCGAGAAAAACGACTGGTTGATTGATCTGGCGACAATTCCTGACGAGGTGGCAAAACGGGCTAAAATTCTCTATTTCAACTATCCCAACAACCCCACCACTGCCACGGCACCTCGGGAATTTTTCGAGGAAGTTGTTGCCTTTGCTCGTCGCCATGAAATTTTGCTGGTGCATGATATGTGCTATGCCGAATTAGCTTACGATGGCTATCATCCAACGAGCTTGTTAGAAATTCCCGGTGCGAAAGAGATTGGGGTTGAGTTCCATACGCTTTCTAAAACCTACAATATGGCAGGATGGCGGGTGGGTTTTGCGGTGGGTAATTCTGGCGTTATTAAGAATTTACGCCGGTTAAAAACCAATATGGATTATGGGATGTTTGCTGTCGTCCAAGCAGCGGCAGCAGCAGCGCTACATTTGCCGGATGTTTATATCCATGAAGTGCAGGCGCGGTATCGGGCGCGGCGCGATTTCTTGGTGCAAGGATTGCGCGAACTGGGATGGAGTGTGAAGAATCCGGAAGCAACATTTTATGTGTGGGCAAAATGTCCCTTTGGCAATAGTTCCGAAGAGTTTATTGAGTCGGTGTTGAATAAAACTGGGGTGGTTTTAACGCCAGGGAATGCCTTTGGATCTGGCGGTGAAGGGTATGTGCGGATTAGTTTAATTCAGGAGTGCGATCGCCTCGGTGTTGCCCTCGATCGCCTCAAACAAGCAGGGATTTGTGGGGAAATGCCCGCTTTAGTTAAGGGTAGTTAA
- a CDS encoding nucleotidyl transferase AbiEii/AbiGii toxin family protein: protein MKILDPKEKQVLVDLKAVLDSLNLPRLMVGAGARLLIFDRQYNREGRATKDWDFAVSVDSWSDFQTLCDRLTLGKNPRFKGAHKVPHKFIHLATGGEVDIVPFGEIGQPGQEIEWEDGLKMNLLGLEEALLYAKEQVLDNDLVLPVVEPPAFLGLKLIAWSDRGGNKDLKDIDFMIEGIADSGIYENRVFEELVNEISEGQVEYLAAPTFLLGRDIRRIFRDATVSKINEILSEILENRDTVIPQLIPRTVADDEEWDDRFDAIVRRFEVLQRGILSRPSPDNT from the coding sequence ATGAAAATACTTGACCCAAAAGAAAAACAGGTTTTAGTCGATCTCAAGGCTGTACTAGATTCTCTAAATCTGCCCAGGCTTATGGTGGGGGCTGGAGCCAGATTATTAATTTTTGATCGACAATATAACAGGGAAGGTCGTGCGACAAAAGACTGGGATTTTGCTGTATCTGTGGATTCCTGGTCAGATTTTCAAACCCTGTGCGATCGCCTGACTCTCGGAAAAAATCCCCGCTTCAAAGGCGCTCATAAAGTTCCCCATAAATTCATTCACCTGGCAACAGGTGGAGAGGTTGACATCGTACCTTTTGGAGAAATCGGTCAACCGGGACAGGAAATTGAATGGGAGGATGGCCTGAAAATGAATTTACTCGGATTGGAAGAAGCTTTACTGTACGCTAAAGAGCAAGTCCTTGACAACGACCTTGTGCTTCCAGTGGTAGAGCCTCCCGCTTTTTTGGGTCTTAAACTCATTGCTTGGTCAGATCGGGGAGGCAATAAAGATTTAAAAGACATCGATTTTATGATTGAAGGAATCGCGGATAGCGGAATTTATGAAAATCGCGTTTTTGAAGAACTGGTCAATGAAATTTCTGAAGGACAAGTTGAGTATCTAGCTGCGCCTACTTTCTTACTAGGGCGAGACATTCGGCGGATATTCCGCGATGCCACAGTCAGTAAAATTAATGAAATTTTGTCGGAAATCTTGGAAAACCGGGATACAGTGATTCCACAACTCATTCCCAGGACTGTAGCTGACGACGAAGAATGGGACGATCGCTTCGATGCGATCGTTCGACGTTTTGAAGTGTTACAACGCGGGATACTGTCTCGTCCCTCTCCAGACAATACCTAG
- the clpP gene encoding ATP-dependent Clp endopeptidase proteolytic subunit ClpP gives MIPTVIEQSGRGERAFDIYSRLLRDRIVFLGQQVDADLANLIVAQLLFLEAEDAEKDIYLYINSPGGSVTAGMGIFDTMNHIRPDVSTICLGLAASMGAFLLSAGAKGKRMSLPHSRIMIHQPLGGAQGQATDIEIQAKEILYHKKRLNTLLAEHTGQPLERIEQDTERDFFMSAQESVDYGLIDLVIDRRPSATRPVAVS, from the coding sequence ATGATCCCTACCGTAATCGAACAATCTGGGCGTGGTGAACGCGCCTTTGATATCTACTCCCGCCTCCTGCGCGATCGCATCGTCTTTTTGGGACAACAGGTGGACGCAGACCTAGCGAACCTGATTGTTGCCCAGTTGCTGTTCCTAGAAGCTGAAGACGCCGAAAAAGATATCTACCTCTATATCAACTCCCCTGGTGGATCGGTGACGGCAGGCATGGGAATTTTCGACACCATGAACCACATCCGCCCCGATGTTTCTACGATATGTCTGGGATTAGCCGCCAGCATGGGTGCTTTCTTATTAAGTGCCGGTGCCAAAGGCAAGCGGATGAGCTTACCCCATTCGCGGATCATGATTCACCAACCCCTTGGAGGCGCTCAAGGGCAGGCGACGGATATTGAAATCCAAGCCAAAGAAATTTTATACCACAAAAAACGCCTGAATACTTTGCTTGCGGAGCATACAGGCCAACCCCTTGAGCGGATTGAACAAGATACGGAACGGGACTTTTTCATGTCCGCCCAAGAGTCTGTGGACTACGGACTCATTGATCTGGTCATTGATCGCCGCCCCTCTGCCACCCGTCCGGTAGCGGTGAGTTAA
- a CDS encoding M16 family metallopeptidase produces the protein MTQNVTQSLQKTIHRTVLKNGMVVIAVENPAADIIAARIFINAGSSWESPTQAGLSHLLSAVLTKGTEGRSSLEIAELVESVGATLSTDTTPDYFLLSLKTVSGDFPELLRLSSELLRSPTFPESEVELERRLTLQGIRSQQEQPFTIGYDQMRRAMYPDHPYASSVLGTEATVSQLTREDLQTYHQTYFRPDRIVISLTGRISPLEATALVESIFGDWQAPSVSVPPLELPRLKPNPRFLSSIQDTQQSIVMAGYLGPSVLGNDPLNPNPRDYAILKLLNTYLGNGLSSRLFVELREKRGLAYDVSAFYPTRLREAAFVVYMGTAHENTAIALKCLQTEVERLSNTTLGEEELQSAKNKLLGQYALGKQTNAQIAQVFGWYEILGLGIDFDKRFTEEVAGISPGEAQEAASQYLTQAYVSLVGPSEAIAPLCESVAY, from the coding sequence GTGACACAGAACGTGACGCAATCGCTACAGAAGACAATCCATCGGACGGTTTTGAAGAATGGCATGGTGGTGATTGCCGTGGAAAATCCCGCCGCTGATATCATTGCTGCCCGGATTTTTATCAATGCTGGGAGTTCTTGGGAGTCTCCAACTCAAGCGGGATTGTCGCATCTGCTGTCGGCGGTGTTGACGAAGGGGACCGAAGGGCGATCGTCCCTGGAAATTGCGGAATTGGTGGAGTCGGTGGGGGCCACCCTAAGTACGGATACGACGCCGGATTATTTTTTGCTGAGTTTGAAGACGGTTTCGGGGGATTTCCCGGAGTTGTTGCGGCTGTCTTCTGAACTGTTGCGATCGCCCACCTTTCCCGAGTCTGAGGTGGAACTGGAACGCCGTCTGACCCTGCAAGGAATTCGCTCTCAGCAGGAACAACCGTTTACCATTGGTTATGACCAGATGCGGCGAGCGATGTACCCGGATCACCCCTACGCTAGTTCGGTTCTGGGAACGGAAGCGACTGTATCTCAGTTGACTCGGGAAGATTTACAAACCTATCATCAAACCTATTTTCGCCCCGATCGCATCGTCATTAGTCTCACGGGTCGAATTTCCCCCTTAGAAGCAACAGCATTGGTTGAATCAATCTTTGGAGATTGGCAGGCCCCTTCTGTTTCGGTTCCCCCCTTGGAATTACCCCGGTTAAAACCCAATCCCCGCTTTCTCAGTTCCATCCAGGATACTCAACAGTCCATCGTGATGGCGGGGTATTTGGGTCCTTCAGTCTTGGGAAATGACCCCTTGAATCCCAACCCGAGGGATTATGCCATCCTCAAGTTACTGAATACCTATTTGGGAAATGGGTTATCCAGTCGGTTATTTGTGGAACTGAGGGAAAAACGGGGTTTAGCCTACGATGTTTCCGCATTCTACCCAACTCGTCTGCGGGAAGCGGCATTTGTGGTTTATATGGGGACTGCTCATGAAAATACAGCGATCGCTCTTAAATGTCTCCAAACTGAAGTGGAGCGTCTGAGCAATACCACCCTGGGTGAAGAGGAGTTACAATCGGCCAAAAATAAGCTCCTCGGTCAATATGCTTTGGGCAAGCAAACCAACGCTCAAATCGCTCAAGTCTTTGGCTGGTATGAAATTTTGGGTCTCGGGATTGATTTTGATAAGCGCTTCACCGAAGAGGTGGCCGGAATTTCGCCAGGGGAGGCCCAGGAAGCAGCCAGTCAGTATCTGACTCAAGCTTATGTCTCGCTCGTTGGACCATCCGAGGCGATCGCGCCGTTATGCGAATCCGTTGCCTATTAA
- a CDS encoding iron-containing alcohol dehydrogenase family protein, protein MLNVAPAQVIRSRGCLEQSGAVIARFGHRPLIVGGDCSNTLLTERLQPAIAQYQLAIASASYTPDCSEASLTRLQEAVATHQADLIIGTGGGKSLDAAKLLAHRCGLPIITIPTSAATCAAWTALSNIYSDGGAFLYDVPLPKCPDVLILDYDLIQTAPQRTLVAGIGDAIAKWYEASVSSGHSEQTLIIAAVQQARVLRDLLFQKSAQAVATPGGEVWQQVVDATVLLAGVIGGLGGAQCRTVAAHAVHNGLTHLLAAHDTLHGEKVAYGILVQLRLEEMLQGNQLAASARQQLLKFYSEIGLPQSLKDLGLETVTLGELHHAAEIACAPDSDIHRLPFTVVPEQLMAAMVSTTAPVESRRTGVDLGGVVKETSEVVDTASA, encoded by the coding sequence ATGCTTAATGTTGCACCCGCTCAAGTGATTCGATCGCGGGGCTGTTTGGAACAATCCGGCGCGGTGATCGCCCGATTTGGGCATCGTCCCTTGATTGTGGGGGGCGACTGCTCTAATACACTGCTGACAGAACGGTTACAACCCGCCATTGCTCAATATCAACTGGCGATCGCCTCTGCCTCCTATACCCCCGACTGTAGCGAAGCCAGTCTCACCCGACTGCAAGAAGCCGTTGCCACTCATCAAGCGGATCTGATTATCGGCACCGGAGGCGGTAAATCCCTCGATGCAGCCAAACTTTTAGCCCATCGCTGTGGATTGCCCATTATCACCATTCCCACCTCTGCCGCTACCTGCGCCGCCTGGACTGCTTTATCCAATATCTATTCTGATGGCGGTGCATTTCTCTACGATGTCCCCCTCCCCAAATGTCCCGATGTTCTGATTCTCGATTATGACTTGATTCAAACTGCGCCGCAGCGCACCTTAGTCGCTGGAATTGGGGATGCGATCGCCAAATGGTATGAAGCTTCCGTCAGTAGCGGACATTCCGAACAAACCCTCATTATCGCCGCAGTCCAACAAGCGCGGGTGTTGCGGGACCTGTTATTCCAAAAATCTGCCCAGGCAGTCGCCACTCCCGGAGGGGAAGTCTGGCAACAAGTCGTCGATGCCACGGTGTTACTCGCCGGAGTCATCGGTGGACTCGGGGGCGCTCAATGCCGCACCGTTGCCGCCCATGCGGTTCATAATGGCTTAACCCACCTGTTAGCTGCTCATGATACCCTGCATGGGGAAAAAGTCGCCTATGGTATTTTGGTGCAACTGCGCTTGGAAGAAATGCTCCAAGGGAACCAATTAGCCGCCAGTGCCAGACAGCAACTCTTAAAGTTCTATTCAGAGATTGGCTTACCCCAAAGCTTAAAGGATTTAGGCTTAGAAACGGTCACTTTGGGCGAACTGCACCATGCGGCTGAAATTGCTTGTGCACCCGATTCTGACATTCATCGGCTGCCCTTTACCGTAGTGCCGGAACAACTGATGGCAGCAATGGTTTCGACAACGGCACCCGTAGAATCTCGGCGAACTGGGGTAGATCTGGGGGGAGTCGTTAAAGAAACCTCAGAAGTGGTGGATACAGCCTCTGCCTAA
- a CDS encoding type IV toxin-antitoxin system AbiEi family antitoxin, giving the protein MKQESLLLRECLNHVNALPDIEARNGDRNWITIRNGDKSVDYAYKIQPDVTGTTAELIIPYFQRFERNNGDKILLLTRYLSNPAIDILLEKKIEFIDTAGNIYLNNSAAYILIRGQRRPKGNPLSRSKITITTFQIIYILLKNPHILQATVGDIAAAAGITSSTVSRGLQDLYELGYLQRQRDGNYRIINYPKLLERWEMGYAESLRPKLIVEAFTPAGERSFSDVAETMIEGAKEGKFLLGGELGAAIATDYLRPQSATLHLVESDRQTSVKSQAMAMAAKMRLKPSPKGNIVFVQQFGTQNTWSEEGRETLADPLLLHAELRLIPDERSQETADRLYRHYLATRDENT; this is encoded by the coding sequence ATGAAACAAGAAAGTCTGTTGTTGCGCGAGTGCCTGAACCATGTGAATGCCTTACCCGATATTGAGGCAAGAAACGGCGATCGCAACTGGATTACCATCCGCAACGGCGATAAATCGGTAGATTATGCTTACAAAATTCAGCCAGATGTTACCGGCACTACCGCTGAACTCATTATCCCTTATTTTCAACGGTTTGAACGCAATAACGGCGACAAAATTCTCCTGCTTACTCGCTACTTATCCAACCCCGCTATTGATATTTTGCTGGAAAAAAAGATAGAGTTTATCGATACGGCAGGTAATATTTATCTCAATAATTCAGCCGCTTATATTCTGATTCGCGGTCAGCGTCGGCCAAAGGGGAACCCTTTGTCTCGTTCCAAAATCACCATTACGACTTTTCAAATTATCTATATTTTATTGAAAAATCCCCACATTTTGCAGGCAACTGTGGGCGATATCGCTGCTGCTGCTGGTATTACATCCTCCACGGTGAGTCGGGGTCTTCAGGATTTATATGAGTTAGGCTATTTACAACGGCAACGAGATGGAAACTATCGAATTATTAACTATCCTAAACTTTTAGAGCGTTGGGAAATGGGCTACGCTGAAAGTCTTCGCCCCAAACTGATAGTCGAAGCTTTTACTCCGGCAGGAGAGCGGAGCTTTTCAGATGTGGCAGAGACTATGATTGAAGGAGCGAAAGAGGGTAAATTTTTGTTGGGCGGAGAACTGGGGGCAGCGATCGCAACGGATTATCTTCGCCCCCAAAGCGCTACATTGCATTTAGTTGAGAGCGATCGCCAGACATCGGTGAAATCACAAGCGATGGCAATGGCAGCGAAAATGAGGCTTAAGCCCAGTCCCAAAGGAAACATCGTCTTTGTTCAGCAATTTGGTACGCAGAATACTTGGAGTGAGGAGGGGAGGGAAACCCTCGCGGATCCATTGCTGCTTCATGCAGAGTTGCGGTTAATTCCCGATGAGCGATCGCAAGAAACTGCCGACCGCCTTTATAGGCACTATTTAGCTACGAGAGATGAAAATACTTGA
- a CDS encoding Uma2 family endonuclease: MSVIPQTPVSEIKITWPKLPDDFVLPDDPVDDIEHPFLAEALRQSLTPDLFKDALITTNFGLCVGINNRLILKAPDWMYVRPVEPWPDPYPRRSYTPHTEGPVPLVVMEFLSDTYGEEYSVEFQQRIGKWYFYEQVVKVPIYAIFQAQTATLEVHELESDRYQIQTTNADGRYWIPGLELFLGVWQGKRANRTGYWLRWWNAEGELLLWPEERAEQEHQRAERLAQRLRELGVDPDS; this comes from the coding sequence ATGTCTGTCATACCTCAAACCCCAGTTTCTGAGATAAAAATTACCTGGCCTAAACTGCCAGATGACTTTGTACTGCCTGACGATCCAGTGGATGATATAGAGCATCCTTTCTTAGCGGAGGCTTTGCGTCAATCGTTGACACCGGACTTATTCAAAGATGCCTTAATTACGACCAACTTTGGCTTATGTGTAGGGATTAATAATCGCCTCATTTTGAAAGCGCCCGATTGGATGTACGTCCGTCCGGTAGAACCTTGGCCGGATCCCTATCCCCGTCGCAGCTACACTCCCCACACCGAAGGGCCCGTTCCGTTAGTCGTGATGGAATTTCTATCCGATACCTACGGCGAAGAATACTCGGTGGAGTTTCAACAGCGCATCGGGAAATGGTATTTTTACGAGCAGGTGGTAAAGGTACCCATTTATGCGATTTTCCAAGCTCAAACTGCGACTTTAGAAGTCCATGAATTAGAGAGCGATCGCTACCAAATCCAGACGACCAATGCCGACGGTCGATATTGGATTCCCGGATTAGAACTCTTTTTAGGAGTCTGGCAGGGAAAGCGCGCTAACCGTACCGGCTATTGGTTGCGCTGGTGGAATGCCGAAGGAGAACTGCTCCTATGGCCCGAGGAACGCGCCGAACAAGAGCACCAACGCGCCGAACGACTGGCGCAACGGTTGCGGGAGTTGGGAGTGGATCCGGATAGTTAA